From Corvus cornix cornix isolate S_Up_H32 chromosome 1A, ASM73873v5, whole genome shotgun sequence, a single genomic window includes:
- the STYK1 gene encoding tyrosine-protein kinase STYK1, with translation MAGDMKRLSRMLLECNSNDRLCVVREYQTEVIVVPVLLVGLFVIVLTVILWLHCRGLRAKQEQSAPAGTQVKKKNQQEPCSTENHYIQLSETSVESLLNSASLTLKELEIPREKLSPGTLQLIKHGAYGSIYRAQLETGSSGKTKTVVLKALQDLASPQKIKDFLGRIKFHQNLGHHENLVELVGCCVDQLPLYMIMEDVSLGDLLTFLWTCRKDVMAMDGVPYDFTERQVYEVGQQVAAALAYLEEKKLFHGDIAARNVLLHHNFTAKLCGLGLAYECHTHGASSVTRKVPVKWQAPERLLSKPPTIKADIWSFGILLYEMITLGAPPYPEVPTSDILSYLQKQNIMKQPSSCQQAMYCIMKSCWQWSAAHRPSPTHLLCSLKTAMKTSNGHTVLQVPEPVVPELYADVAGVDVHSLVREYTIL, from the exons ATGGCAGGGGACATGAAAAGACTCTCACGGATGCTGCTGGAGTGCAATAGCAATGACAGGCTATGTG TTGTGCGTGAATATCAAACGGAAGTGATCGTTGTCCCAGTTCTCCTGGTGGGACTTTTTGTCATTGTGCTCACTGTAATCCTGTGGCTCCACTGCCGCGGCCTGCGAGCAAAGCAGGAGCAATCAGCACCAGCTGGAACACAAG tgaagaaaaagaaccagCAGGAACCCTGCTCAACAGAGAACCACTACATCCAGCTGAGTGAGACATCTGTGGAGAGCCTTCTAAATTCTGCATCCTTGACTCTAAAAGAATTAGAGATCCCACGAGAGAAGCTCTCACCAGGCACCTTGCAGCTGATAAAACATGGTGCCTATGGGAGCATCTACAGAGCACAGTTGGAAACTGGGAGCTCTGGGAAGACTAAGACTGTGGTATTGAAAGCCTTGCAAG aCCTGGCTAGTCCccagaaaataaaggatttctTGGGAAGGATTAAATTCCATCAAAATCTTGGCCATCATGAGAACCTGGTTGAATTGGTTGGATGTTGTGTAGACCAGCTCCCACTTTATATGATCATGGAAGATGTGTCTCTAGGTGACCTATTGACATTTTTGTGGACATGTCGGAAG GATGTAATGGCAATGGATGGTGTCCCCTATGACTTCACTGAGAGGCAGGTGTATGAGGTTGGACAGCAGGTTGCAGCAGCTCTG GCTTATcttgaagaaaagaagttgTTCCATGGTGACATTGCTGCCAGGAATGTCCTTCTTCATCACAACTTCACTGCTAAGCTCTGTGGTTTGGGCCTGGCCTACGAATGTCATACACATGGTGCCAGCTCAGTCACACGGAAAGTGCCAGTCAAGTGGCAGGCACCAGAGAGGCTCCTGAGCAAACCCCCTACCATCAAGGCAGACAT ATGGTCTTTTGGAATTCTACTGTATGAAATGATTACATTAG GTGCTCCACCATATCCTGAGGTGCCGACTTCTGACATCTTATCATACctgcagaaacagaacattATGAAGCAGCCCTCGAGCTGCCAGCAAGCCAT GTACTGCATCATGAAGTCCTGCTGGCAGTGGAGTGCAGCTCACCGGCCTTCTCCAACACACCTCTTGTGCTCTCTGAAAACAGCTATGAAGACCAGCAATGGGCACACAGTGCTGCAGGTGCCAGAGCCAGTGGTGCCTGAACTCTATGCTGATGTTGCTGGTGTTGATGTGCACAGCCTAGTGAGGGAATACACAATTCTCTGA